Proteins from a genomic interval of Sporolactobacillus sp. Y61:
- a CDS encoding FAD-dependent oxidoreductase: MYDVAIIGGGPAGQSAAIFTGRADLKTLLLDNEKGLTRHALLKNHYGIEETSGANLVETGRKQAARAGTEFVKAQATNIEKKDGSFEIQTEDGTTYSAGQVILATGSNARLAQAIGLKTKDGREKYVKTVINVDEYGHTSIDGIWAAGVAAGVSVHTIVTSGDGAKTAINLISELKGERYVDHDKLPR; encoded by the coding sequence ATGTATGATGTTGCGATCATTGGTGGCGGACCTGCCGGACAGAGTGCTGCCATCTTTACAGGCAGAGCCGATCTGAAAACACTGCTTCTTGATAATGAAAAGGGATTAACGCGGCATGCGCTTCTGAAAAACCATTACGGTATTGAGGAGACCAGCGGAGCGAATCTGGTCGAAACCGGAAGGAAGCAGGCAGCGCGGGCCGGTACTGAGTTTGTAAAAGCTCAGGCAACAAATATTGAGAAAAAAGACGGGTCATTTGAAATTCAAACGGAAGACGGTACGACTTATTCGGCCGGACAGGTGATTCTGGCAACCGGATCGAATGCGAGACTAGCACAGGCCATTGGGCTGAAGACAAAAGACGGCCGCGAAAAATACGTGAAAACCGTGATCAATGTGGATGAATACGGCCACACAAGCATAGACGGCATCTGGGCGGCCGGTGTGGCGGCCGGTGTCAGTGTCCACACGATTGTGACGAGTGGCGATGGAGCGAAAACGGCGATTAACCTGATCAGCGAGCTGAAGGGCGAGCGTTACGTGGATCACGACAAACTGCCACGCTGA
- a CDS encoding helix-turn-helix transcriptional regulator, translating into MKNHVKTARVRSGMTQLQLAEKTGVTRQTISLIEKGKYNPTLKLCLQICYALGKSLNELFWIAKEENDEKNQR; encoded by the coding sequence TTGAAAAATCATGTAAAAACCGCCCGGGTCAGGTCCGGGATGACTCAGCTGCAGCTGGCTGAGAAGACCGGGGTGACGCGGCAGACGATCAGTTTGATTGAAAAAGGGAAATATAACCCGACGTTAAAATTATGTCTTCAGATTTGTTACGCTCTCGGAAAATCACTTAATGAGCTTTTCTGGATTGCGAAGGAGGAAAACGATGAAAAGAATCAAAGATGA
- a CDS encoding aspartate kinase → MKVVKFGGSSLATGAQVEKVYHIVVSDPERRIVVVSAPGKRFADDMKVTDLLIRCAKSALEGGETEALLQAIVARYQSIADELHLPGDIIRKIEDDLLTRLHHDKSRPEAFMEAMKASGEDNNAKLVAAFFRYKGLDAQYMSPKEAGLLVSDDPGNARVLPESYKRLSALKEKPGIIVFPGFFGYSESGDVVTFSRSGSDITGSILANGVQAEIYENFTDVDAVCAVNPHFVRHPKEIREITYREMRELSYGGFSVFHDEALIPAFRAGIPVNVKNTNNPDAPGTRIVNKREHKHGPVAGIASDEGFCSIYVSKYLMNKEIGFVRKILIILEHFGISFEHIPSGIDDITIILRQNQMNSEIERKIVERIMDDLHVDQVKVEHNLALIMIVGEGMRRAIGTAARASRALAEAHVNIEMINQGSSEVSMMFGVKQAVEKKAVQALYDEFFQKVMA, encoded by the coding sequence ATGAAGGTAGTCAAGTTTGGCGGCAGTTCGCTCGCAACTGGCGCCCAGGTTGAAAAAGTTTATCATATTGTTGTCTCCGATCCTGAACGGAGAATCGTTGTGGTCTCGGCTCCCGGGAAACGCTTTGCGGATGATATGAAGGTCACAGATTTATTAATCAGATGTGCAAAGTCGGCGCTGGAAGGGGGAGAGACGGAGGCTCTTTTGCAGGCGATTGTCGCACGCTATCAAAGTATAGCGGATGAGCTTCATCTTCCGGGTGATATCATCCGCAAGATTGAAGATGACCTCTTGACGCGGCTTCATCATGATAAAAGCCGTCCGGAGGCCTTTATGGAAGCCATGAAGGCGAGCGGCGAAGATAATAACGCCAAACTGGTTGCTGCCTTCTTCCGTTACAAAGGTCTGGATGCACAGTATATGTCACCGAAAGAAGCAGGGCTCCTCGTCAGTGATGATCCGGGGAACGCGCGTGTTCTGCCTGAATCCTATAAACGGCTGAGTGCGCTTAAGGAAAAACCGGGGATTATCGTCTTTCCGGGCTTTTTCGGTTACAGCGAATCGGGCGATGTCGTCACCTTCTCCCGCAGTGGTTCAGATATTACAGGGTCCATTCTGGCCAATGGTGTGCAAGCGGAGATCTATGAAAATTTTACCGATGTGGATGCGGTTTGTGCCGTCAATCCGCATTTTGTCCGCCATCCAAAAGAAATACGTGAAATTACATATCGTGAAATGAGAGAACTGTCTTATGGCGGTTTCTCTGTCTTTCACGATGAAGCGCTGATTCCGGCGTTTCGTGCCGGGATACCTGTGAACGTGAAGAATACGAATAATCCCGATGCACCGGGCACCCGGATTGTAAATAAGAGGGAACACAAACATGGCCCGGTAGCCGGAATTGCGAGTGACGAAGGATTTTGCAGCATTTATGTCAGCAAATATCTGATGAATAAGGAAATCGGTTTTGTTCGCAAAATCCTGATCATCCTCGAACATTTCGGCATCTCTTTCGAACACATTCCATCGGGCATTGATGATATCACCATTATTCTGAGACAGAATCAGATGAACAGCGAAATTGAACGGAAGATTGTCGAAAGGATTATGGATGATCTGCATGTCGATCAAGTTAAGGTGGAGCATAATCTGGCTCTGATCATGATTGTAGGAGAAGGGATGCGCCGGGCAATCGGTACGGCGGCCAGAGCCTCGCGGGCCCTCGCTGAGGCGCACGTCAATATCGAAATGATCAACCAGGGTTCGTCGGAAGTCAGCATGATGTTTGGCGTCAAACAGGCGGTTGAGAAAAAAGCCGTCCAGGCGCTGTATGATGAATTTTTTCAGAAGGTGATGGCCTGA
- a CDS encoding shikimate kinase, protein MVLIGFMGSGKTTVGQLLAAALNCPHIDLDQSIVASTGKSISRIFAEQGEACFRRLESDRLAAALTQEGILSTGGGTPVSLFNRQRLIRSDALVIFLKTSPEGILKRLQGDTDRPLLKNMNRTRFITLFQERESYYHEIADIEIVTDDKTPEKIAREIIEKAASL, encoded by the coding sequence ATGGTGCTTATTGGATTTATGGGGAGCGGCAAGACCACGGTCGGACAATTGCTTGCCGCAGCCCTGAACTGTCCGCATATTGATCTGGACCAGTCGATTGTTGCGTCAACCGGCAAGTCAATCAGCCGGATTTTTGCCGAACAGGGGGAAGCCTGTTTTCGCCGACTGGAGTCGGACAGGCTGGCGGCCGCTCTGACTCAGGAAGGCATTCTGTCAACCGGTGGCGGCACCCCGGTGAGCTTATTCAACCGGCAACGCCTGATCCGATCTGACGCGCTGGTCATCTTTTTAAAAACTTCGCCGGAGGGCATCCTGAAGCGTCTTCAGGGGGACACCGACCGCCCGCTGCTCAAAAACATGAACAGGACCCGGTTCATCACTCTTTTTCAGGAGCGGGAAAGCTACTATCACGAGATCGCAGACATCGAAATCGTCACAGATGACAAAACGCCGGAGAAGATCGCCAGAGAGATCATCGAGAAGGCGGCATCTCTATGA
- a CDS encoding oxidoreductase, protein MKKIILPALFGLIFIVLILTVFYYQNQGPAARLQLNHPGKMQTAPEKKTDALWPVNHDTISYTLQNHAIHITFNKGHNWIKVPVETDALFGGEYNGNREELIEGSYILTQNRAGFLTFDEADGENTKVVFTWTPDQGKTWRKSVVTGYFPSLRFRKVAFINAQSGYVILSGDRTMSQEVSRVYLTHNGGQSWKNVSDPGVTRLISDGGFVNASTGFLSYGTINPEKPDLYVTRDGGKSWEKASIHIPEKYQKIFVTAEVPKIEGDHLSVLVSQGPNGDYQGGKLKGKFISKDNGRTWTFSMEVQQDETEHE, encoded by the coding sequence GTGAAAAAGATCATCCTCCCTGCCCTTTTTGGACTCATTTTCATCGTTCTGATCCTTACTGTCTTTTATTACCAGAATCAGGGACCCGCCGCCCGGCTGCAGCTGAATCATCCAGGAAAGATGCAGACAGCCCCTGAAAAAAAGACTGATGCTTTATGGCCGGTGAATCATGATACGATCAGCTATACCTTACAAAATCACGCGATTCACATCACGTTCAATAAAGGCCATAATTGGATAAAGGTCCCAGTAGAAACAGATGCATTATTTGGCGGAGAATACAATGGAAACAGAGAGGAACTGATTGAAGGCAGCTACATCCTTACGCAAAACCGGGCAGGATTTTTAACTTTTGATGAAGCTGACGGGGAAAACACAAAAGTGGTCTTTACCTGGACCCCCGATCAGGGAAAAACATGGAGAAAGTCCGTCGTCACAGGATATTTTCCCTCTTTACGTTTCAGAAAGGTCGCTTTTATCAATGCTCAGTCCGGCTATGTCATTTTATCCGGAGATCGAACCATGTCTCAGGAAGTCTCACGTGTCTATCTGACTCACAATGGCGGTCAAAGCTGGAAAAACGTATCAGATCCAGGGGTCACACGATTAATTTCGGATGGTGGATTTGTTAATGCGTCCACCGGGTTTCTGTCTTACGGAACGATTAACCCTGAGAAACCGGATCTCTATGTCACCCGTGACGGAGGAAAGTCCTGGGAGAAGGCGAGTATCCATATACCGGAAAAATATCAGAAGATCTTTGTTACAGCGGAGGTCCCAAAGATTGAGGGAGACCACTTATCTGTTCTCGTCAGCCAGGGACCAAACGGTGACTATCAGGGCGGCAAATTAAAAGGGAAGTTTATTTCAAAAGATAACGGCCGGACATGGACATTCTCAATGGAGGTACAGCAGGATGAAACAGAGCATGAATAG
- a CDS encoding multicopper oxidase — MRLTPFIDELPVPSVLKPQWKNTHGTYYEVSMTEFRQSLHSELPDTTVWGYQGNYPGPTIEVESGEAVWIKWINALPSKHLLPIDHTVHGAHRDVPDVRTVVHVHGACVEWESDGYPEAWFTRGFAETGPFFRKEINQYANCNPASTHWYHDHALGITRLNMYAGLVGFYLIRNSRERAMNLPSGKYDVPLMIQDKTLNTDGSLYYPRQPEQPVAGLDVSIVPEFFGDTLLVNGKVHPCFRVEPRKYRFRLLNAANSRFFRLKLDSGQLMYQIATDDGLMKQPVGVTEILLSPAERADVIIDFSNLQGQKILMTNDAPVPFPDGEPVDESTGRVMQFQITLPLSHIDTSVIPARLAPFHKISERAASLVRLLTLDDATDRFGRERLLLNQRGWDAPVTETPKFGTTEIWSLINTTADSHPIHLHLVHFQILDRRDFDVEAFKKEKKIYYTGPALPPEPQECGWKDTIRADPRQVTRIIVHFSTFTGLYVWHCHMLEHEDYEMMRPYLILR; from the coding sequence ATGAGACTTACTCCTTTTATTGATGAACTGCCGGTTCCCTCTGTACTCAAACCGCAATGGAAAAACACGCATGGGACGTATTATGAGGTCTCCATGACAGAATTCAGACAATCCCTTCACAGCGAATTGCCCGACACGACCGTCTGGGGTTATCAGGGGAATTATCCGGGACCCACCATCGAGGTCGAAAGCGGCGAGGCGGTGTGGATCAAATGGATCAACGCCCTGCCATCAAAGCATCTCCTGCCCATTGATCACACGGTCCATGGCGCCCATCGTGACGTCCCTGACGTCCGAACAGTCGTCCATGTCCACGGTGCCTGTGTGGAGTGGGAAAGCGACGGCTATCCGGAAGCCTGGTTTACACGGGGATTTGCGGAAACCGGCCCTTTTTTCAGAAAAGAAATTAATCAGTATGCCAACTGTAATCCCGCCAGTACGCACTGGTATCATGATCACGCTCTGGGGATCACCCGGCTCAACATGTATGCAGGACTTGTCGGATTTTACCTGATTCGCAATTCACGGGAACGCGCCATGAACCTGCCTTCCGGGAAATATGACGTTCCTCTGATGATTCAGGATAAAACGCTGAATACGGACGGTTCCCTTTATTACCCCAGACAGCCCGAACAACCGGTAGCCGGTCTGGATGTATCCATTGTCCCTGAATTTTTTGGCGATACCCTTCTGGTCAACGGAAAAGTACACCCCTGTTTCCGCGTTGAACCGCGCAAGTATCGCTTTCGGCTGCTGAATGCCGCCAACAGCCGTTTTTTCAGGCTGAAGCTTGATTCGGGACAGCTGATGTATCAGATCGCAACAGACGACGGTCTGATGAAGCAGCCTGTCGGCGTCACGGAAATCCTGCTGTCACCTGCGGAACGGGCTGACGTCATTATCGATTTTTCTAACCTTCAGGGACAAAAGATCCTGATGACTAATGATGCGCCCGTACCCTTTCCGGACGGGGAACCGGTCGATGAATCGACAGGCAGGGTGATGCAGTTCCAGATTACGCTGCCTCTCTCCCATATAGATACGAGTGTCATCCCCGCGCGTCTGGCGCCCTTCCACAAAATCAGTGAGCGGGCCGCTTCACTGGTCCGCCTTCTGACGCTGGACGACGCGACGGACCGGTTCGGACGCGAACGTCTGCTGTTAAATCAAAGGGGGTGGGACGCTCCTGTCACGGAAACACCGAAATTCGGTACAACAGAAATCTGGTCTCTGATAAATACAACAGCTGATTCCCATCCGATTCATCTGCATCTGGTTCATTTTCAGATTCTCGACCGAAGAGACTTTGATGTGGAGGCATTTAAGAAGGAGAAAAAAATCTATTATACAGGTCCGGCCCTCCCTCCGGAGCCGCAGGAATGCGGGTGGAAAGATACGATCCGTGCCGATCCCCGGCAGGTCACGCGGATCATTGTGCATTTTTCTACCTTTACCGGACTCTATGTCTGGCACTGTCATATGCTGGAACATGAAGACTATGAAATGATGCGCCCGTATCTGATTCTCAGGTGA
- a CDS encoding prephenate dehydrogenase — MNTIVIDGLGLIGGSIALAIRKKWPEKRILAVDVNAGSLALAEERGIIHEGFDRLEDAAPLADVIILATPVATIIRHLIRLSSLELKPGVLVTDVGSTKKKIIEQASHLMKKGILFIGGHPMAGSHKTTLHAARADLFQSAYYFLISDTFVDERYYLAVKDLKDLLSGLDVKWQTVTGELHDQMMGQISHLPHIIASGLVNMSQDQFSHSPLSLRVAAGGFRSMTRIASSDPDMWTDILLSNREVLSGLLDQFISRMKWVKRAVTDADHDVIRNYFNQAKLTRDNLQAHTGKAAPNFYDLLINIPDQVGAIAKVTRILAEAQINLVNLHILEIREEIDGILQLTFASRKDLEQAASELSRHGLKQVEGDVS; from the coding sequence GTGAATACCATTGTTATCGACGGCCTGGGGCTGATTGGCGGATCTATCGCACTTGCCATCCGGAAAAAGTGGCCGGAAAAACGGATTCTTGCAGTGGACGTGAATGCCGGCTCACTGGCTCTGGCAGAAGAAAGGGGCATTATTCATGAGGGTTTTGATCGTCTCGAAGATGCCGCACCGCTGGCCGATGTGATCATTCTTGCAACACCTGTCGCAACCATTATCCGCCATCTGATCCGGCTTTCCAGTCTGGAACTGAAGCCTGGCGTGCTCGTCACCGATGTCGGCAGTACCAAGAAAAAGATCATAGAACAGGCAAGTCATCTGATGAAAAAAGGGATCCTGTTCATCGGCGGACACCCGATGGCCGGATCCCATAAGACAACCCTGCACGCCGCGCGGGCAGATCTGTTTCAAAGCGCCTATTACTTTCTGATTTCGGATACCTTTGTGGATGAGCGTTACTACCTGGCCGTGAAGGATCTGAAGGATTTACTTTCCGGACTTGACGTCAAATGGCAGACAGTCACCGGCGAGCTGCATGATCAAATGATGGGGCAGATCAGTCACCTGCCGCATATCATTGCCTCCGGTCTGGTAAATATGTCTCAGGATCAGTTCAGCCACTCACCGCTTTCCCTGCGTGTCGCGGCCGGCGGATTCCGCAGCATGACCCGCATCGCTTCATCCGATCCCGATATGTGGACAGACATTCTTTTGAGCAACCGTGAAGTACTGTCGGGACTCCTTGATCAATTCATCAGCCGGATGAAGTGGGTTAAGCGGGCTGTTACTGATGCTGATCATGATGTGATTCGCAATTATTTTAATCAGGCCAAGCTGACCCGGGACAATCTCCAAGCCCACACTGGAAAAGCAGCCCCGAACTTTTACGATCTGTTGATCAATATCCCTGATCAGGTGGGTGCCATCGCTAAAGTCACGCGGATTCTGGCAGAGGCCCAGATTAATCTGGTTAATCTGCATATTCTGGAAATCAGAGAAGAAATTGACGGAATTCTGCAATTAACCTTTGCCAGCCGGAAAGATCTGGAACAGGCCGCAAGCGAACTGTCCCGGCACGGACTGAAACAAGTAGAAGGTGATGTCAGTTGA
- a CDS encoding branched-chain amino acid ABC transporter substrate-binding protein: MKRIKDERLILVTLKNIRIAFATQTLGILAILIYTAVSSGPDAAFASPLNFVMLLSNILLLVLQLNVSADVEETDKKQRKGLPFYAILLIPAGIGILMGLITFLSDRQHPVSSLIIGAVFFICFLASFSLMYYLRKKRKNDDGD, translated from the coding sequence ATGAAAAGAATCAAAGATGAACGACTGATACTTGTCACTTTAAAAAATATTCGGATCGCCTTCGCCACGCAGACGCTGGGCATTCTTGCCATTCTCATCTATACAGCTGTTTCCAGCGGACCTGATGCGGCTTTTGCATCGCCGTTAAATTTTGTCATGTTGCTGTCAAATATTCTTCTGCTTGTTTTACAATTGAACGTATCTGCTGATGTTGAAGAAACAGATAAAAAGCAGAGAAAAGGTCTTCCTTTTTATGCAATCCTGCTTATCCCGGCAGGTATCGGGATCCTTATGGGACTGATTACTTTTCTTTCAGATCGGCAGCATCCGGTCAGCAGCCTGATTATCGGAGCCGTCTTTTTCATTTGCTTCCTGGCCAGTTTCTCACTCATGTACTATCTCAGAAAAAAACGGAAAAACGATGACGGGGATTAA